One genomic segment of Caldimonas brevitalea includes these proteins:
- the tnpB gene encoding IS66 family insertion sequence element accessory protein TnpB (TnpB, as the term is used for proteins encoded by IS66 family insertion elements, is considered an accessory protein, since TnpC, encoded by a neighboring gene, is a DDE family transposase.), with translation MIRVDAIWLSVQPMDMRMGTDTALARVVAVFGAAQPHHAYVFSNRRGDRLKVLVHDGIGIWLAARRLQQGGFARHGLAQNQALSRAQFDALVLGLPWQRVGEAGVITVL, from the coding sequence GTGATCCGCGTCGATGCCATCTGGCTGTCGGTGCAGCCGATGGACATGCGCATGGGCACTGATACGGCGCTGGCACGGGTGGTCGCCGTCTTCGGCGCGGCTCAGCCTCACCATGCTTACGTCTTCAGCAACCGGCGCGGCGACCGCCTGAAGGTGCTGGTGCACGACGGCATTGGCATCTGGCTGGCCGCGCGCCGTCTGCAGCAAGGCGGCTTCGCCCGCCATGGGCTGGCGCAGAACCAGGCACTCAGCCGCGCGCAGTTCGACGCGCTGGTGCTGGGCTTGCCTTGGCAACGCGTGGGCGAAGCCGGTGTCATCACCGTGCTGTGA
- the tnpC gene encoding IS66 family transposase, protein MAAISVEDYEALKDRLAQRERELLLERLLVEKLKLEIARLRRDKFGASSERLEHIEQLELLVEDLETRCSALPDGEAQNRAPSAPAHHPPARKSLPPHLPRETVRHEPACSCSECGVELRYVGEDVAEVLELVPQRFKVVRHVRPKYSCPRCQTLVQMPAPSRPIARGLAGVNLLAHVLVSKFADHLPLYRQSEIYAREGVELERSTLADWVGSSSRLLEPLMDALQQYVLSAEKLHADDTPVAVLAPGKGRTKTGRLWAYVRDERPMGSQAPPAVWFQYSPDRKGERPQGHLKRFNGVLQADGYAGFEALYEQGRVVEAACWAHARRKFFDLHQATNSPQAHEALRRIGELYEVERHIRGRPPEERWRVRQEHAVPKLQALRGWLDGVLAGTSSKSELARAIRYSLGRWPALVRYAQDGRVEIDNNAAEREIRAVALGRKNWLFAGSDAGGERAATLYSLIGTAKLNGLDPQAYLAHVLEHIGEHRVDRVAELLPWNVASLLDRGAVEELQAA, encoded by the coding sequence GTGGCCGCGATCTCCGTCGAAGACTACGAAGCGCTCAAGGATCGCCTCGCACAACGCGAGCGCGAGCTGCTGCTGGAGCGCTTGCTGGTGGAGAAGCTCAAGCTGGAGATCGCCCGGCTCAGGCGCGACAAGTTCGGCGCCAGCTCGGAGCGGCTGGAGCACATCGAGCAGCTGGAGCTGCTGGTCGAAGATCTCGAGACCCGCTGCAGCGCGCTGCCGGACGGCGAGGCGCAGAACAGGGCGCCGTCGGCACCCGCACACCATCCCCCTGCACGCAAGTCACTGCCGCCGCACCTGCCGCGCGAGACGGTCCGCCACGAGCCGGCCTGCAGCTGCAGCGAGTGCGGCGTAGAGCTGCGCTACGTCGGCGAGGACGTGGCCGAGGTGCTGGAGCTGGTGCCGCAGCGCTTCAAGGTCGTGCGGCATGTGCGGCCGAAGTACTCCTGCCCGCGGTGCCAGACCCTGGTCCAGATGCCGGCACCGAGTCGCCCGATCGCTCGCGGCCTGGCCGGCGTGAACCTGCTGGCACACGTGCTGGTCAGCAAGTTCGCTGACCACCTCCCCCTGTACCGGCAGAGCGAGATCTACGCCCGCGAGGGCGTGGAGCTGGAGCGCTCGACGTTGGCCGACTGGGTCGGCAGCTCCTCGCGCCTGCTGGAGCCGTTGATGGACGCGCTGCAGCAGTACGTACTCAGCGCCGAGAAGCTGCACGCCGACGACACCCCGGTGGCCGTGCTCGCGCCGGGCAAGGGACGCACGAAGACCGGGCGGCTGTGGGCCTACGTGCGGGACGAGCGACCGATGGGCAGCCAGGCGCCGCCGGCGGTGTGGTTCCAGTATTCGCCCGACCGCAAGGGCGAGCGGCCACAGGGACACCTGAAGCGCTTCAACGGCGTCCTGCAGGCCGACGGCTATGCGGGCTTCGAGGCGCTGTACGAGCAAGGCCGCGTGGTCGAGGCAGCCTGCTGGGCGCATGCGCGGCGCAAGTTCTTCGACCTACACCAGGCGACGAATTCGCCGCAGGCCCACGAGGCATTGCGGCGCATCGGCGAGCTGTATGAGGTCGAGCGGCACATTCGTGGCCGCCCGCCCGAGGAAAGGTGGCGCGTGCGGCAGGAGCATGCCGTGCCGAAGCTGCAGGCGCTGCGGGGATGGCTAGACGGAGTGCTGGCCGGCACCTCATCGAAGTCAGAACTCGCCCGGGCGATTCGCTACTCGCTGGGTCGCTGGCCTGCGCTGGTGCGCTACGCGCAGGACGGGCGGGTGGAGATCGATAACAACGCGGCCGAGCGCGAAATCCGCGCCGTGGCCCTAGGCAGGAAAAACTGGTTATTCGCCGGATCGGACGCGGGCGGTGAGCGCGCCGCAACGCTTTATAGTCTCATCGGAACGGCCAAACTGAACGGGCTGGATCCGCAGGCGTACCTCGCGCATGTGCTGGAACACATCGGCGAGCACCGCGTAGACCGTGTGGCGGAGCTGCTGCCGTGGAACGTCGCGAGCCTGCTGGACCGCGGCGCCGTCGAGGAACTGCAAGCGGCCTGA
- a CDS encoding DUF3592 domain-containing protein, producing the protein MPERIQDIADDAALSARSERATGTVVTHAPNTGKYAYRSKATVAFTVGGKQYINVVEGAGALPDRLPLGTAVDVLYLPNDPSVSRAATSDAETSRITAPELAGLWLLSVLLVLATFFVYRPRAVR; encoded by the coding sequence ATGCCGGAACGCATACAAGACATCGCCGACGACGCAGCCCTATCAGCACGAAGCGAACGAGCCACCGGTACTGTCGTCACGCATGCGCCGAACACTGGGAAGTACGCTTACCGCTCAAAGGCAACGGTGGCCTTCACCGTCGGCGGGAAGCAATACATCAACGTTGTAGAGGGAGCCGGTGCGCTTCCCGATCGACTACCGCTCGGTACGGCAGTTGACGTTCTATACCTTCCGAACGACCCCAGTGTGTCCCGCGCAGCCACCAGCGACGCCGAGACCAGTCGGATAACGGCACCCGAGCTTGCCGGGCTGTGGCTGCTGTCTGTGCTCTTGGTACTCGCGACATTCTTCGTTTACCGGCCCAGGGCAGTGCGTTGA
- the tnpB gene encoding IS66 family insertion sequence element accessory protein TnpB (TnpB, as the term is used for proteins encoded by IS66 family insertion elements, is considered an accessory protein, since TnpC, encoded by a neighboring gene, is a DDE family transposase.), whose translation MLDLPPNTRVWIASGHTDMRKGFDGLAALVQTALTDNPYSGHVFVFRGKRGDMIKVLWFDGQGLLLLSKRLERGRFVWPQATSGAVSLTPAQLSMLLEGIDWRMPARTWQPEMVV comes from the coding sequence ATGCTCGACCTGCCGCCCAATACGCGCGTGTGGATCGCCTCCGGCCACACCGACATGCGCAAGGGCTTCGACGGCTTGGCCGCCCTGGTGCAGACCGCGTTGACCGACAACCCGTACTCCGGCCACGTGTTCGTCTTCCGCGGCAAGCGCGGCGACATGATCAAGGTGCTGTGGTTCGACGGCCAGGGCCTGCTGCTGTTGAGCAAACGCCTGGAGCGCGGCCGCTTCGTCTGGCCGCAGGCCACCTCGGGTGCTGTGTCGCTCACGCCAGCACAGCTGTCGATGCTGCTGGAGGGCATCGACTGGCGGATGCCCGCACGGACGTGGCAGCCCGAGATGGTGGTGTGA
- a CDS encoding serine/threonine-protein kinase yields MHVHEPLRTVHATLEAAQWRVVSQLLAEALEMSTEQRPAVIARVAADDRKVAEELRSLLDAASARSSPLDQPICALERILEEACGQSRIGRQLGPYRIVALIGCGGMGEVYRAERVDGQYEQQVAVKMMRDSFYRHHAVSRFRAERQILASLDHPNLAKVFGGGVTHDGHPYFVMELVAGEPIDIYVERQRLTVGQRLKLFRTVCQVVHYAHVKGVIHRDLKPSNILVTHDGTVKLLDFGAAKRIALADSSSNPVTHTAERLLTLAYASPEQVRGGKITPASDIYSLGVVLYRLLTCTTPYPSASPGSDYELAKAICETRPRAPSRVASVPIEERRRLRGDVDAVVSMALRKDPAKRYASAEQFGDDLLRHLQRVPVHARGRA; encoded by the coding sequence ATGCACGTGCACGAGCCCCTGAGGACCGTTCACGCCACCCTAGAGGCGGCCCAGTGGCGCGTCGTCTCGCAACTGCTGGCCGAGGCGCTGGAGATGTCGACCGAGCAGCGCCCAGCCGTGATCGCCAGGGTGGCGGCGGACGACAGGAAGGTTGCTGAAGAATTGCGATCGCTGCTGGACGCAGCTTCTGCCCGCAGCAGTCCGCTCGATCAGCCTATTTGTGCGCTCGAGCGGATCCTGGAGGAGGCATGCGGTCAGTCGCGCATTGGCCGTCAGCTCGGGCCTTACCGCATCGTCGCGTTGATCGGTTGCGGCGGCATGGGTGAGGTCTACCGGGCCGAACGGGTTGACGGGCAGTACGAGCAACAGGTCGCCGTCAAGATGATGCGCGACAGCTTCTACCGCCATCACGCAGTTTCACGATTTCGCGCGGAACGGCAGATTCTGGCAAGCCTGGACCATCCCAATCTCGCCAAGGTCTTCGGCGGCGGCGTTACCCATGACGGCCACCCGTACTTTGTGATGGAGCTGGTCGCCGGAGAGCCGATCGACATCTATGTCGAGCGACAGCGGTTGACGGTTGGGCAGCGGCTGAAGTTATTCCGCACTGTCTGCCAGGTGGTCCACTATGCCCATGTAAAGGGAGTCATCCACCGCGATCTGAAACCAAGCAACATTCTGGTGACTCACGACGGCACCGTAAAGCTCCTTGACTTCGGCGCCGCTAAGCGCATCGCCCTAGCAGACAGCAGCTCAAACCCCGTTACGCACACCGCCGAGCGGTTATTGACGCTGGCCTACGCCAGCCCAGAGCAAGTGCGTGGCGGCAAGATCACGCCGGCCAGCGACATCTATTCGCTCGGCGTTGTGCTGTACCGTTTGTTGACCTGCACCACGCCCTACCCGAGTGCATCTCCCGGCAGCGACTACGAGCTCGCCAAAGCGATCTGCGAAACCAGGCCTCGAGCACCGAGTCGAGTGGCCTCGGTGCCGATCGAGGAACGCCGCCGGCTGCGCGGCGACGTAGACGCCGTAGTCTCGATGGCGCTGCGAAAAGATCCAGCCAAGCGGTATGCGTCGGCCGAGCAGTTCGGCGACGACCTGTTGCGCCATCTGCAGCGAGTGCCGGTGCACGCTCGGGGGCGCGCGTAA
- the tnpA gene encoding IS66-like element accessory protein TnpA, producing MNTELEDKGEGRRRRRRHSAEFKAEVVAACQHTGVSIAAVALSHGLNANLVRRWVEETERGPRLASALAAPPAADKAATFVPLKVEQPSTVHEIRVEFQRGQTFVKVSWPSTAAGECAAWLRELLR from the coding sequence GTGAACACTGAGCTGGAAGACAAGGGCGAAGGACGCAGGCGGCGGCGCCGGCATAGTGCGGAGTTCAAGGCGGAGGTGGTAGCGGCGTGCCAGCATACGGGCGTCTCGATCGCAGCGGTCGCCTTGTCGCACGGGCTCAACGCCAACTTGGTGCGGCGCTGGGTCGAGGAGACGGAGCGAGGACCACGGCTGGCGAGCGCATTGGCGGCGCCCCCTGCCGCAGACAAGGCGGCGACCTTCGTGCCGCTGAAGGTCGAGCAACCGAGCACGGTCCACGAGATCCGCGTTGAGTTTCAGCGGGGCCAGACCTTCGTGAAGGTGAGCTGGCCGAGCACAGCAGCGGGCGAGTGCGCGGCCTGGCTTCGCGAGCTGCTGAGGTGA
- a CDS encoding GlxA family transcriptional regulator, whose product MVDFTILVLPMAMGASVTLTLDILSTAAGLSARIGTAQPTWRFYSPGVERPTQLTGGVQIDADPLPRTVRAGGSTWVVPGLPLESACEVADRFAQQDALRAVHALEVQAREGATVAASCSSVFLLQAAGLLKDKKVTTAWWLAPYLQQLEPRCQVDAGRLVVADGNIVTGGAALSQGDLMLQLLRMRFGTALADAVSRVLVLDRRQAQGPYIVPAMLANGNELIAKLTARIDLALPRPPSVADLAIEFGMSERTLARHVRAATGSSTLALIQSVRVNKARMLLETSRLTVEQVAERVGYADATALHRLMLKVAGATPRQFRPTAR is encoded by the coding sequence ATGGTCGACTTCACCATCCTCGTCTTGCCTATGGCCATGGGGGCCAGCGTTACCTTGACGCTTGACATCCTGTCGACAGCTGCCGGACTGTCCGCTCGTATAGGCACCGCGCAGCCGACTTGGCGGTTCTACTCGCCCGGGGTGGAGCGGCCGACGCAGCTCACCGGGGGCGTGCAGATCGATGCCGATCCCTTACCCAGGACCGTTCGAGCCGGTGGCTCAACCTGGGTGGTGCCGGGGCTGCCTTTGGAGAGCGCTTGCGAGGTAGCTGACCGCTTTGCACAGCAGGATGCGCTGCGTGCGGTTCACGCGCTCGAGGTGCAGGCGCGGGAAGGCGCGACGGTGGCTGCGTCCTGCTCGTCCGTGTTCCTGCTCCAGGCGGCCGGCTTGCTGAAGGATAAGAAGGTCACCACCGCGTGGTGGCTTGCACCATATTTGCAGCAACTCGAGCCGCGTTGCCAGGTTGATGCGGGTCGACTGGTGGTCGCCGATGGGAATATCGTGACAGGAGGCGCGGCTCTTTCGCAAGGCGACCTGATGCTGCAACTTCTGCGCATGCGCTTCGGCACAGCGCTCGCTGACGCAGTGTCCCGTGTCCTAGTGCTGGACCGGCGGCAGGCGCAAGGGCCCTACATCGTGCCCGCCATGCTCGCGAATGGAAACGAACTGATCGCAAAGCTCACAGCCCGTATCGACTTAGCGCTGCCGCGTCCGCCGAGCGTCGCGGACCTTGCAATCGAATTCGGGATGTCGGAAAGAACCTTGGCACGCCATGTCCGTGCGGCCACGGGTAGCAGCACTTTGGCACTCATCCAAAGTGTTCGAGTGAACAAGGCCAGAATGCTGCTGGAAACCAGCAGGCTGACAGTCGAGCAGGTGGCCGAACGAGTGGGATACGCTGACGCCACAGCGCTGCACCGGCTGATGCTCAAGGTGGCAGGAGCCACTCCCCGGCAGTTTCGGCCGACAGCGCGCTGA